The nucleotide sequence GGAAACACATCTTAATTAAAGCACTTGTAACATCTGCCATGAACAGGACTAATGAATCTGATCTTGTTACGCGTCGCTGAAGGGGATTCTCTGCCGCCGCGAGTGACGGTACCAACCGAGGTAAAGTGTTCCCCGTGACCCCGAAGTCCCGGAAGTTCTTCTCGTACTGCGGCAGCTCCACCGACTCCTTCAGCCACTGCACCGAGTCCTCCACCGTCCAGTTGTGGACtgaatgaagagagaaaaatgaaaagatgaagGTCATTGCTTTAGAATCAGTTCTTCTATGACGGTTAAAAATGAATCGTGGTGgaagaaatatttgaaaaaggagtattttattatcattgctTAACACTTTGACAActtgagttctttcaaaaacatgggaagagagcaacaagcaacttaacaagtaatggcccaaaaaatagctagaaattagtaaaacaaagaaacaaaaaaaaaaaaaaaaaaaagttgtgaataaaaacaggaaaaaataaacaagcaagGAAATGGCCTGCAATAAAGtccataaaaaaatactttttggatttccctaaaatatttttaaatacataattcaaataattttaaatatcattatttggacatttttccctagctttatttttttccccaaatccAATTTCCTTCAATTTTCAGAaagttgagagaaaaaaaagaaaaacaaacaaacagaaataaacaaacagttaaaTGACTTCAATTAAgttctaaaaatatgtttttgtaacatcactttaaatatataatacaatGATGAACAATAAATGATGaacattttcctctattttttatcataatatataatcatattttcagatcatttcctcgTCGccttttaatatgttttttgcagtctgcaagacatttcttgccaagttgctcagaatgttttttttttgtgtttctgaaggaaatcaaaccaaattttctcatgtttcaaacatttaaatacaagtaaaaagataggttaaccctttgaaacctgagcatatttacttgatttcttttaaaaaagaaaacatgggaagaaggcacaaagcaacttaagaagaaaagacctaagaaattagcaagaaatcagtaaaagaaaaaaaagaaaagaaaattacatgtaaaatataaatccaacaaaaaaggaaagtcatAAACAATAATGCACAACgaaaaaacctgaataaaatgctttaaaaaataaaattgtcattcattaattttgacaattttcccaagtttttttctttttgtttattattttttaaatgattttctaaatctaatttctttttttttaagtctgcatttttttttgccaagttgctcacgccatgtttttgaaaaaataactacattttaaaaaataaaaccaattcaCTCAcagtccaaaggtttaaatactgaaTGTAGTGCAAGACaagtgatccaggtttcaaagggttaaaaaatgcatcatatgtAGCGTTCGctctgacagaaaaacatcacgTTTACAGAACAACAGAGTGTTTTTGTCTCAAATGCTGATGAAGCACCAGTTTGTGTTACAAACTTGTTCCAAAACCATTTAGCTCCACACATATTTTtagagtaaaaacaacaaacactgacacacacacacacacacacagataggtgtgtgtgtgtgtgtatgtggttaaACCAAAGacgtgttaaaaaaagaaaaaagggtcaaaatttATCCCCATCTGAAATTGAAATaagaagaaagcagaaaaaaagaagagggagtGGAGGGAGCGTGTTTTTGAAGATGCATTAATTACAATAATGTGATTAAATCCAACTTTGTTTGATCAAAATGAACCTGAAAGGCACTTGCCCCTCAGCTGcctgataattaaaataacagca is from Plectropomus leopardus isolate mb unplaced genomic scaffold, YSFRI_Pleo_2.0 unplaced_scaffold429, whole genome shotgun sequence and encodes:
- the LOC121939189 gene encoding stromal interaction molecule 2-like; the protein is MFCDVSEDSALPLFVSQFIIEDMKQQQTNKHNNLHREDQHITVEELWRSWKTCEVHNWTVEDSVQWLKESVELPQYEKNFRDFGVTGNTLPRLVPSLAAAENPLQRRVTRSDSLVLFMADVTSALIKMCFRR